From a single Sulfolobus sp. E5-1-F genomic region:
- a CDS encoding haloacid dehalogenase, translating to MDRVKNVNMIGVIMLVQKIKDYLDSISDMLQERFENRERVLLLARELIRYCGEAISLSHKGKKEDALRKYQLAISKASEIQKIIDNFPELLYGDVGIAYQELAEASIVISLYFDVDLKLSKELGIPDIYYISGIADAIGEMRRRVLELLKKNEIDEAEKTYEMMEEVYELLWSFEYPKSLVPGLRQKIDIIRRLLEETNHDIFLAKLGRS from the coding sequence ATGGATAGAGTTAAAAATGTGAATATGATTGGAGTTATTATGCTGGTTCAGAAAATCAAAGATTATCTTGATTCAATTAGTGACATGCTTCAAGAAAGATTTGAAAATAGAGAAAGAGTATTGTTATTGGCTAGAGAATTAATAAGATATTGTGGTGAGGCGATTTCGCTTTCTCATAAGGGTAAAAAGGAAGATGCACTAAGAAAGTATCAGCTTGCAATCTCCAAAGCATCTGAAATTCAAAAGATTATAGATAACTTTCCTGAACTATTATATGGGGACGTAGGAATAGCGTATCAAGAACTAGCGGAGGCTTCTATAGTGATCTCATTGTACTTTGACGTTGACTTAAAACTTTCTAAAGAACTTGGTATTCCAGATATATACTACATAAGTGGAATAGCAGATGCAATAGGTGAGATGAGAAGAAGAGTACTAGAGTTACTTAAGAAAAATGAAATAGATGAAGCTGAAAAAACATATGAGATGATGGAAGAGGTATATGAATTACTATGGAGCTTCGAGTATCCTAAATCCTTAGTACCCGGGTTAAGGCAAAAGATCGATATTATAAGAAGATTATTGGAGGAGACTAATCATGATATTTTTCTGGCTAAGCTCGGTAGGTCTTGA
- the carA gene encoding glutamine-hydrolyzing carbamoyl-phosphate synthase small subunit, with protein sequence MKSKNEKGYLYLEDGTFIEGYGFGAKGIKVGEVVFTTSMNGYVESLTDPSYKGQILIITHPLVGNYGVPEKKYEQGILTNFESERIQIEGLIVAEHTYPSKWNSTLTLDEWLKSENVPGVFDVDTRMIVKKIRTYGTMMGIIASGLEIGDTRKYLEKKYDEIDFTQFTSPKSPIFHPNTGDMIVVVDCGIKHGILYGLYKRGFSIVRVPCNFDASKIIEYNPKGIVFSNGPGNPNLLENQIKTFSELVEYKIPILGICLGHQIATLALGGKIKKMKFGHRAINKPVIESNSNKCYISTHNHGYGIISKNDIPPSTKIWFYNPDDYTIEGLIHEKLPIITTQFHPEARPGPWDTTWVFDKFRTMVTGK encoded by the coding sequence ATGAAATCGAAGAATGAAAAGGGTTATCTGTATCTAGAAGATGGAACGTTTATTGAAGGATATGGTTTTGGAGCTAAAGGAATTAAGGTAGGAGAAGTAGTATTTACAACTTCTATGAATGGATATGTGGAGAGTTTAACAGACCCTTCATACAAGGGACAAATACTAATTATTACTCACCCATTAGTCGGAAATTATGGCGTGCCAGAAAAGAAGTATGAGCAAGGTATTCTAACCAATTTCGAGTCAGAAAGAATACAGATTGAAGGCTTAATAGTAGCTGAGCATACATATCCTAGTAAATGGAACTCCACGCTGACATTAGATGAGTGGCTGAAATCAGAGAACGTACCAGGAGTTTTTGATGTTGATACGAGAATGATTGTAAAAAAGATTAGAACCTATGGTACGATGATGGGAATTATAGCTTCAGGTTTAGAAATAGGTGATACCAGAAAATATCTAGAAAAAAAATACGATGAAATAGATTTCACGCAATTTACATCACCCAAGTCGCCAATCTTTCATCCAAATACTGGAGATATGATCGTAGTGGTGGATTGTGGAATAAAACATGGAATTTTGTACGGACTGTATAAGAGAGGATTCTCGATTGTTAGAGTCCCTTGCAATTTTGATGCTAGTAAGATAATTGAGTACAATCCTAAGGGAATTGTATTTAGTAATGGTCCAGGTAATCCCAATTTGCTAGAAAATCAAATTAAGACGTTCTCTGAATTAGTGGAGTATAAGATTCCAATCTTAGGTATTTGCTTAGGGCATCAAATAGCAACTCTAGCACTGGGAGGTAAAATTAAGAAAATGAAATTCGGACATAGGGCAATAAACAAACCAGTAATTGAAAGCAATTCCAATAAATGCTATATATCCACTCATAATCATGGGTATGGTATCATATCTAAAAACGATATCCCGCCTAGTACTAAAATTTGGTTCTATAATCCAGACGATTATACAATAGAAGGCTTAATCCATGAAAAATTACCAATTATCACTACACAATTTCATCCTGAAGCTAGACCAGGTCCTTGGGATACAACTTGGGTATTTGATAAATTTAGAACTATGGTGACTGGAAAATGA
- a CDS encoding DUF309 domain-containing protein, which yields MMNRVLLFYKKGIFTDDLKKFLRINNINVIDVRIGKYIEVDIVDDPRKVISLIGEPLFMVTDISGTFKQLFYDMRFWECHEILEEKWRKAENKDEKNYLQAIILLCASLIKYLKGEIEVSDMLMEKALSLISNLPQELLPFFYISLGLNT from the coding sequence ATGATGAATAGGGTTTTATTGTTCTACAAGAAAGGTATATTTACCGATGATCTAAAGAAATTTCTGAGGATTAATAATATTAATGTTATAGATGTTAGGATAGGGAAATATATCGAGGTAGATATAGTTGATGATCCTAGAAAAGTCATATCCTTGATTGGTGAACCACTATTTATGGTTACCGATATTAGTGGTACATTTAAACAACTATTTTATGACATGAGATTTTGGGAATGTCATGAAATTTTAGAGGAAAAGTGGAGAAAAGCGGAAAATAAAGATGAGAAAAATTATTTGCAAGCAATAATTTTGCTTTGCGCGTCTTTGATTAAGTATCTAAAAGGCGAAATTGAGGTTTCTGACATGTTGATGGAAAAAGCTTTATCTCTTATATCCAATCTTCCTCAAGAACTCCTTCCTTTCTTTTATATCAGTCTCGGACTCAACACCTAA
- a CDS encoding adenosine-specific kinase: MSVKIDVIRIDIPEGTNVIIGQSHFIKTVEDLYETLSSSSPNLKFGIAFNEASGKRLVRYDGNDQELIKLAIENVKKIGAGHVFVIYLKNGYPINVLNRIKNVDEVVKIFAATANPLQVIVAETDQGRGVIGVVDGYTPLGVESETDIKERKEFLRKIGYKR; encoded by the coding sequence ATGAGTGTAAAAATAGACGTTATAAGAATAGATATACCAGAAGGGACTAATGTAATTATAGGTCAATCTCATTTTATTAAAACAGTTGAAGACTTATATGAAACACTATCGTCAAGCAGTCCTAATTTAAAGTTTGGTATAGCATTCAACGAGGCAAGCGGTAAAAGACTTGTAAGATATGATGGAAATGACCAAGAACTGATCAAGCTTGCAATTGAGAATGTAAAGAAAATAGGTGCAGGCCACGTTTTTGTGATCTATCTAAAGAACGGTTATCCCATTAACGTTCTAAATAGAATAAAAAACGTAGATGAGGTTGTTAAAATATTCGCAGCTACAGCTAATCCATTACAAGTTATAGTAGCTGAAACTGATCAGGGTAGAGGCGTAATTGGTGTAGTAGATGGATACACTCCTTTAGGTGTTGAGTCCGAGACTGATATAAAAGAAAGGAAGGAGTTCTTGAGGAAGATTGGATATAAGAGATAA
- the lysX gene encoding lysine biosynthesis protein LysX, which yields MKVALVVDIIRQEEKLIIKALNERQIDYDVINVGQEPIPFNKALSKYDVGIIRPVSMYRALYSSAVLEAAGVHTINSTDAISTCGDKILTYSKLFKNGIPIPDSIIAASPDATMKAYEQMGFPIIDKPPIGSWGRMVSLIRDVYEGKTIIEHREMLNNSALKVHIIQEYIKYKERDIRCIVIGDELLGCYARNIPPNEWRANVALGGNPTPIQLDDKIRELAVKSVKLVKGEFVSIDILEHKSKGYVINELNDVPEFKGFMLATGINVAEKLVDYIIKTYRA from the coding sequence TTGAAGGTAGCCTTAGTAGTAGATATAATTAGACAAGAGGAGAAGTTAATAATAAAAGCGTTAAATGAAAGACAAATAGACTACGATGTAATCAATGTAGGTCAAGAACCTATTCCGTTTAATAAAGCACTTAGCAAGTATGATGTTGGAATAATCAGACCAGTGAGTATGTATAGGGCTCTTTACTCATCTGCGGTTTTAGAGGCTGCAGGTGTACATACGATAAATTCAACAGACGCCATCAGCACTTGTGGAGATAAGATATTAACATATTCTAAACTGTTTAAGAATGGGATTCCAATACCAGACTCGATAATAGCCGCATCTCCAGATGCTACTATGAAAGCGTATGAACAGATGGGATTTCCAATAATAGATAAACCACCTATTGGAAGTTGGGGAAGAATGGTATCTTTAATAAGAGATGTTTATGAAGGAAAGACAATTATAGAACATAGAGAAATGCTTAACAACTCAGCACTGAAAGTACACATAATTCAAGAATATATCAAATATAAAGAAAGAGATATAAGATGTATAGTAATAGGAGATGAGTTATTGGGATGTTATGCAAGAAATATTCCACCTAACGAGTGGAGAGCAAATGTTGCATTAGGAGGAAATCCTACACCTATTCAATTAGACGATAAAATAAGAGAATTAGCTGTAAAGTCTGTAAAGCTAGTAAAAGGCGAATTCGTGTCTATAGATATATTAGAGCACAAATCAAAAGGATATGTTATAAATGAGCTAAATGACGTTCCAGAATTTAAAGGCTTTATGCTAGCAACTGGTATCAATGTTGCCGAAAAGCTAGTAGATTATATCATCAAGACCTACCGAGCTTAG
- the argH gene encoding argininosuccinate lyase has product MLYRKWGSEKDEVVSYTSSIDSDKEIIEEVKLTMKAHVISLYLSGYIKKETAKKILAVLNEFKEIGQGYEDVHEALEDFVLKNVGEEAGWIGLGRSRNDHVATALRLKLRDKLIELLTEINSLRKTLLDKAREHITTIFPSYTHLQLAQPTTFAHYLTYIEEELASRWEIIFSMLKQVNRSPLGSGAIVGTNVKINREKEAELLGFDDIVYNTLSATSSRADIIATIAELTVLMVVLSRIAEDLIFFSSNKLIKLPDSHVSTSSLMPQKRNPVTMEILRAKAAETIGILTSLLSIYKGLPTGYNLDLQEMNKYYWIPINYTISSVRILGSLFSQIQINKINIDESSLATDDAELLSINKRIPYRSAYFEIAKKVRDGSYKSTLKIEDSINMKAVIGSPNFDLITSLIKSRETKLEENEKEIEMYKLKIISKVGELKVIENEIEE; this is encoded by the coding sequence ATGCTATATAGAAAATGGGGATCTGAAAAAGATGAAGTAGTTAGCTATACCTCATCCATAGATAGTGACAAAGAGATCATAGAAGAAGTAAAACTGACTATGAAGGCACATGTAATAAGCCTTTATTTAAGTGGATACATAAAGAAGGAGACCGCTAAAAAGATTCTTGCTGTTTTAAACGAGTTTAAAGAAATCGGTCAAGGGTACGAGGACGTTCATGAAGCGTTAGAGGATTTCGTGCTAAAGAATGTAGGAGAAGAAGCCGGATGGATCGGATTAGGTAGAAGTAGAAATGATCACGTTGCTACAGCTTTAAGACTGAAACTAAGAGACAAGCTAATAGAACTTCTAACTGAAATCAATAGTCTAAGAAAAACATTATTAGATAAAGCAAGAGAACACATAACAACAATATTTCCCTCGTATACACATTTACAATTGGCACAACCCACCACCTTTGCCCATTACTTAACCTACATTGAGGAGGAGTTAGCTTCAAGATGGGAAATAATATTTTCCATGCTAAAACAAGTCAATAGATCGCCATTGGGCTCTGGAGCAATAGTAGGGACAAACGTTAAGATTAATAGAGAAAAAGAAGCTGAACTATTAGGGTTTGATGATATAGTATATAACACATTGTCAGCTACGTCATCGAGAGCGGACATTATCGCTACGATCGCAGAATTAACCGTGTTGATGGTAGTATTAAGTAGAATAGCAGAGGATTTAATTTTCTTTTCTTCAAATAAATTAATTAAATTACCAGACTCTCATGTTAGTACAAGCAGTTTAATGCCACAGAAAAGAAATCCAGTCACAATGGAGATACTGCGAGCAAAAGCAGCAGAGACTATAGGCATATTAACCAGTTTACTTTCTATTTACAAGGGTTTACCTACTGGCTATAACCTTGATTTACAAGAGATGAATAAATATTATTGGATTCCAATAAATTACACTATTTCTTCAGTTAGAATTTTAGGCTCACTCTTTAGCCAAATACAAATAAATAAAATAAACATTGATGAATCTAGCTTAGCTACTGATGACGCTGAATTACTTTCCATAAATAAAAGAATACCTTATAGATCGGCCTACTTTGAGATAGCTAAGAAAGTTAGGGATGGTTCTTATAAGTCAACTTTAAAAATAGAGGATTCAATTAATATGAAGGCAGTAATAGGGTCTCCTAATTTTGATTTAATAACTAGCTTGATAAAAAGTAGAGAAACTAAGTTAGAAGAAAATGAAAAGGAAATTGAGATGTACAAATTAAAAATTATTTCTAAAGTGGGAGAATTAAAGGTGATAGAAAATGAAATCGAAGAATGA
- a CDS encoding 3-hydroxyacyl-CoA dehydrogenase family protein codes for MFIHMKPINRVAVIGAGVIGIGWATLLLTKGYKVNLYTEKKETLEKGLAKVSTYLVNLKNMGMIYGEPEDYQRNLTGTMKIDEAIQNVDFVIEAIIEDYSVKKTLFKNLDAQLPRDIVIASSTSGLLITEIQKVMIKYPERGVIAHPWNPPHLLPLVEIVPGEKTSKETLDVTKEFMEKLDRVVVLKKEVPGFIGNRLTFALFREAVNLIDEGVATVEDIDKVVTAAIGLRWAFMGPFLTYHLGGGEGGIEYFFSKGFGYGANEWMHTLAKWDKFPYTAVKKIVEQMKEYKFIKGKSFQDLSRWRDETLIRVYKAVFGEKGNL; via the coding sequence ATGTTTATACATATGAAACCCATTAATAGGGTGGCTGTAATAGGAGCTGGTGTAATAGGCATAGGTTGGGCAACCCTCTTACTAACGAAAGGTTATAAGGTAAATTTGTATACAGAAAAGAAGGAGACTTTAGAAAAGGGTTTAGCAAAAGTATCAACTTATTTAGTTAACTTGAAAAATATGGGAATGATATATGGAGAACCAGAAGACTATCAAAGAAATCTAACTGGAACTATGAAAATTGATGAGGCAATTCAGAATGTTGACTTTGTAATAGAAGCTATAATTGAGGATTATAGTGTTAAGAAGACTCTATTCAAAAATCTGGATGCTCAATTACCTCGAGATATAGTAATTGCGAGTAGTACCTCTGGTCTATTAATTACTGAAATACAGAAAGTTATGATCAAATACCCAGAAAGAGGGGTAATCGCTCATCCATGGAATCCGCCCCATCTATTGCCCTTAGTAGAAATAGTACCTGGCGAGAAAACATCAAAGGAGACATTAGATGTTACTAAAGAATTCATGGAAAAATTAGATAGAGTAGTAGTATTAAAGAAGGAAGTTCCTGGTTTCATAGGAAATAGGCTAACCTTTGCCTTATTTAGAGAAGCAGTGAATTTAATTGATGAAGGAGTAGCTACAGTTGAGGATATAGATAAAGTAGTGACAGCTGCCATAGGTCTAAGATGGGCATTTATGGGACCATTCTTAACTTATCATTTAGGTGGAGGAGAAGGAGGAATTGAATACTTCTTTAGTAAAGGATTCGGATATGGCGCAAATGAGTGGATGCATACTCTAGCGAAGTGGGACAAGTTCCCTTATACAGCTGTCAAGAAAATTGTGGAGCAAATGAAAGAATACAAATTTATAAAAGGAAAGAGCTTTCAAGATTTATCAAGATGGAGAGATGAGACCTTAATAAGAGTCTATAAAGCAGTATTTGGGGAAAAAGGTAATTTATAA
- a CDS encoding argininosuccinate synthase, whose product MKIVLAYSGGLDTTVSIKWLKETFKAEVITVTVDVGQRDDFKKIEERAYIAGASKHYTIDAVKEFANNYISYAIKLNGLYEGVYPLSTALARPLIAEKVVEVAKKEKADAVAHGSTSKGNDQVRFDLTVKALYPDVKIIAPARIWNMTREDEIKYAKEKGIPIKVESSKYSIDENLWGRSIEGDTISDPSVEVPEDAFEWTKQIFNSKEIISIEFSNGIPTAVNGEKMELHKLINLLNSKLGSHGFGRIEHIENRVVGFKSREVYEVPAALGLIYSHIDLEKTIYTPMELRFKKYVDQLWSDLVYQGLWFEPLRETLHKIADEMNKWITGEVKVEVYNGSFRILGRKSYYSPYSEKLASYNKGWYPSDEMARGFIEIWGMHSLITRRVRGL is encoded by the coding sequence ATGAAAATAGTCCTTGCATACTCTGGTGGACTTGATACTACAGTATCGATTAAATGGCTAAAGGAAACCTTTAAGGCTGAAGTTATAACAGTTACTGTAGATGTTGGACAAAGAGATGATTTCAAAAAGATAGAAGAGAGAGCATACATAGCTGGAGCCTCAAAGCATTATACAATAGATGCTGTTAAGGAATTTGCCAACAATTATATATCATATGCGATAAAATTAAATGGATTATATGAGGGAGTTTACCCTTTATCTACGGCACTGGCAAGACCATTAATAGCGGAAAAAGTAGTTGAAGTAGCAAAAAAAGAGAAAGCCGATGCAGTAGCTCATGGCTCTACATCTAAAGGAAATGATCAAGTAAGATTTGACCTTACAGTAAAAGCATTATATCCAGACGTTAAGATAATAGCACCAGCTAGAATATGGAATATGACTAGAGAAGATGAAATAAAGTATGCTAAGGAGAAAGGAATACCTATCAAGGTTGAAAGCAGCAAATACAGCATAGACGAGAATCTTTGGGGAAGGAGCATAGAGGGAGATACAATCTCTGATCCTTCCGTTGAGGTTCCAGAAGACGCCTTTGAATGGACTAAACAGATCTTTAACAGTAAGGAAATAATCTCTATAGAATTCAGTAATGGTATTCCTACAGCCGTGAACGGAGAGAAAATGGAATTACATAAGTTAATAAATTTACTGAACTCAAAATTAGGAAGCCACGGGTTTGGCAGAATAGAGCATATAGAAAATAGGGTAGTTGGATTTAAGTCTAGGGAGGTATATGAAGTACCGGCGGCTTTAGGTTTAATTTATTCGCATATCGATTTAGAAAAAACTATCTATACCCCTATGGAATTAAGATTCAAAAAATACGTTGATCAGTTATGGTCTGATTTAGTATATCAAGGATTATGGTTTGAACCACTAAGGGAGACACTACATAAAATTGCTGACGAAATGAATAAATGGATTACTGGAGAAGTGAAGGTTGAAGTTTACAATGGCTCGTTCAGAATACTAGGCAGGAAATCGTATTACTCTCCATATTCTGAAAAACTTGCTAGTTATAATAAAGGATGGTATCCAAGTGACGAAATGGCTAGGGGATTTATAGAAATTTGGGGAATGCACTCACTAATAACGAGAAGAGTAAGGGGGCTCTGA
- the carB gene encoding carbamoyl-phosphate synthase (glutamine-hydrolyzing) large subunit — MRETPKKVLVIGSGPIKIAEAAEFDYSGSQALKALKEEGIETVLVNSNVATVQTSKKFADKLYMLPVVWWAVEKVIEKERPDGIMIGFGGQTALNVGVDLHKKGVLQKYNVKVLGTQIDGIEKALSREKFRETMIENNLPVPPSLSARSEEEAIKNAKIVGYPVMVRVSFNLGGRGSMVAWTEEDLKKNIRRALSQSYIGEVLLEKYLYHWIELEYEVMRDKKGNSAVIACIENLDPMGVHTGESTVVAPCQTLDNLEYQNMRTYAIEVAKSINLVGECNVQFALNPKGYEYYIIETNPRMSRSSALASKATGYPLAYVSAKLALGYELHEVINKVSGRTCACFEPSLDYIVTKIPRWDLSKFENVDQSLATEMMSVGEVMSIGRSFEESLQKAIRMLDIGEPGVVGGKVYESNMSKEEALKYLKERRPYWFLYVAKAFKEGATIDEVYEVTGINKFFLNKIKRLVDFYETLKISKEIDEETLKLAKKLGFSDEQISKALNKPTEYIRKIRYETNTIPVVKLIDTLAGEWPAVTNYMYLTYNGSEDDIEFSQGNKLLIIGAGGFRIGVSVEFDWSVVSLMEAASKYFDEVAILNYNPETVSTDWDIARKLYFDEISVERVLDLIKKEKFRYVATFSGGQIGNSIAKELEENGVRLLGTSGSSVDIAENREKFSKLLDKLGIPQPNWISATSLGEIKKFVNEVGFPVLVRPSYVLSGSSMKIAYSEEELYEYIRRATEISPKYPVVISKYIENAIEAEIDGVSDGNKVLGITLEHIEEAGIHSGDATMSIPYRKLSENSVNKMRENVLGLARELNIKGPFNVQFVVKENTPYIIELNLRASRSMPFSSKAKGINLINEAMKAIFNGLDFSEDYYEPPSKYWAVKSPQFSWSQLRGAYPFLGPEMKSTGEAASFGVTFYDALLKSWLSSMPNRIPNKNGIALVYGDKNLNYLKDTADNLTRLGLTVYSISELPLQGIETIDKMKAEELVRAKKIEIIVTDGYLKKFDYNIRRTAVDYNIPIILNGRLGYEISKTFLDYDSLTFFEISEYGGGI; from the coding sequence ATGAGAGAAACTCCAAAAAAGGTTCTGGTTATTGGATCTGGACCTATAAAAATAGCTGAAGCTGCAGAGTTTGATTATAGTGGAAGTCAAGCGTTAAAGGCATTAAAGGAGGAAGGAATAGAGACAGTATTAGTAAATTCTAACGTGGCAACAGTACAGACTAGCAAGAAATTTGCTGATAAATTATACATGTTACCAGTAGTCTGGTGGGCTGTAGAGAAGGTTATAGAGAAGGAGAGACCAGATGGTATAATGATAGGGTTTGGAGGACAAACTGCGTTGAATGTTGGAGTAGACTTGCATAAAAAGGGAGTATTACAGAAATATAATGTCAAAGTGTTGGGAACGCAAATTGATGGAATAGAGAAGGCACTGAGCAGAGAAAAGTTTAGAGAAACAATGATAGAGAATAATTTACCAGTACCCCCAAGTTTATCTGCAAGGAGTGAAGAAGAGGCGATAAAGAACGCAAAAATCGTAGGATATCCAGTAATGGTGAGAGTAAGCTTCAATCTAGGTGGAAGAGGCTCTATGGTAGCGTGGACTGAAGAAGACCTGAAGAAGAATATTAGGAGAGCGTTATCCCAAAGTTACATAGGAGAAGTTCTGCTTGAGAAATATCTTTACCATTGGATAGAATTAGAATATGAAGTAATGAGAGACAAAAAGGGCAATTCTGCTGTAATAGCATGTATTGAAAATCTAGATCCAATGGGAGTCCACACTGGAGAGTCAACAGTAGTTGCTCCTTGCCAGACTTTAGATAATCTTGAATATCAAAATATGAGAACCTATGCAATAGAAGTTGCAAAATCAATCAATCTAGTCGGGGAGTGCAATGTACAATTTGCACTTAACCCTAAAGGCTATGAATATTACATTATAGAAACTAATCCGAGAATGTCTAGATCAAGCGCTTTAGCTAGTAAGGCTACTGGTTATCCCTTGGCATATGTTTCTGCTAAATTAGCATTAGGATACGAACTCCATGAAGTTATAAATAAAGTATCCGGAAGAACTTGCGCATGTTTTGAACCAAGTTTAGACTATATAGTAACTAAAATCCCTAGATGGGATTTAAGCAAGTTTGAGAACGTCGATCAATCGTTAGCAACTGAGATGATGAGCGTGGGAGAGGTCATGAGTATAGGAAGATCGTTTGAGGAGAGTTTACAGAAAGCTATAAGGATGCTAGATATTGGTGAACCTGGGGTCGTAGGGGGAAAGGTATATGAGTCCAATATGAGTAAAGAAGAAGCGCTAAAGTACCTCAAAGAAAGAAGACCATACTGGTTCTTATACGTAGCTAAAGCCTTCAAAGAAGGGGCAACAATTGATGAAGTATATGAGGTTACCGGAATTAATAAATTCTTTTTGAATAAGATCAAACGATTAGTAGATTTCTATGAAACACTTAAAATATCGAAAGAAATTGATGAGGAAACATTAAAGTTAGCTAAGAAATTGGGATTTAGTGATGAGCAGATATCTAAAGCGTTAAATAAACCTACTGAGTATATTAGAAAAATTAGATACGAAACCAACACAATACCAGTAGTAAAGCTTATAGACACATTAGCTGGAGAATGGCCTGCGGTTACTAATTATATGTATTTAACATATAATGGCTCAGAGGATGATATAGAATTCTCACAAGGGAATAAATTACTAATAATTGGTGCAGGAGGTTTTAGAATAGGAGTTTCAGTTGAATTTGATTGGAGTGTTGTATCTCTAATGGAGGCAGCATCAAAGTACTTTGACGAAGTAGCAATACTTAATTATAATCCAGAAACCGTTTCAACTGATTGGGATATTGCGAGAAAGCTTTACTTTGATGAAATTAGTGTGGAAAGAGTATTGGATTTAATAAAGAAGGAGAAGTTTAGATATGTTGCTACGTTTTCTGGAGGGCAAATAGGCAATTCAATAGCTAAAGAGTTAGAGGAAAATGGAGTGAGGTTATTAGGAACATCGGGTAGCAGTGTAGATATTGCAGAAAATAGGGAAAAGTTCTCAAAACTATTAGATAAGTTAGGTATACCACAACCTAATTGGATATCTGCGACATCATTAGGCGAGATTAAGAAGTTTGTCAATGAGGTAGGATTTCCGGTTCTTGTAAGACCGAGTTACGTTTTAAGTGGATCTTCAATGAAAATAGCTTATTCAGAAGAGGAACTTTATGAGTATATAAGAAGAGCTACCGAGATCTCTCCTAAGTATCCGGTAGTAATTTCGAAGTACATAGAGAACGCAATAGAAGCAGAAATTGATGGGGTTTCTGATGGAAATAAGGTATTAGGAATAACATTGGAGCATATAGAAGAGGCAGGAATCCACAGCGGAGATGCAACAATGTCAATTCCTTATAGAAAATTATCTGAAAATAGTGTAAATAAAATGAGAGAGAATGTATTGGGTCTAGCTAGAGAACTAAATATAAAAGGACCATTCAACGTACAATTTGTAGTAAAGGAAAATACTCCATATATAATTGAATTAAACCTTAGAGCAAGTAGATCAATGCCGTTTAGTAGCAAAGCAAAGGGTATTAATCTAATCAATGAGGCTATGAAAGCTATATTTAATGGTTTAGATTTCTCTGAGGACTATTATGAACCTCCATCTAAGTACTGGGCTGTAAAGAGTCCTCAATTCTCGTGGTCTCAATTAAGAGGAGCTTATCCATTTCTGGGACCAGAAATGAAAAGTACTGGAGAGGCTGCATCGTTCGGAGTAACATTTTATGATGCATTACTAAAGAGTTGGCTTTCATCAATGCCCAATAGAATACCAAATAAAAATGGAATAGCATTGGTCTATGGTGATAAAAATTTAAATTACTTAAAGGATACTGCAGATAATCTAACTAGACTTGGACTAACAGTCTATAGCATCTCTGAGCTTCCATTACAAGGTATAGAAACAATAGACAAAATGAAGGCAGAAGAACTAGTAAGAGCTAAGAAGATAGAAATAATTGTGACAGATGGGTATCTAAAGAAATTTGATTATAACATTAGGAGGACAGCTGTTGATTATAATATTCCAATAATTCTCAACGGTAGATTAGGGTATGAGATAAGTAAAACTTTCCTAGATTATGATTCACTTACTTTTTTCGAAATATCTGAGTATGGGGGAGGAATATAA
- a CDS encoding cupin domain-containing protein: protein MEVLKRTEKQDSFRREVEELVKQIEQDDLKVAIFMEYTTPPEKVKPKLIKFEKVLPLLERISESGKTQKGVAKIMFFSPSTCRNKGLTPTMMAGFQLLKPGVSTKPHSHNMASIYLVFKGQGYSVIGNDKIEWKAGDIFVVPANEVHYHVNTGNEDCVLFDVTDAGLLESLGILEFRE, encoded by the coding sequence ATGGAAGTTTTAAAAAGAACTGAAAAGCAGGACTCATTTAGAAGAGAAGTAGAAGAATTAGTAAAGCAAATTGAACAAGATGATTTAAAAGTAGCAATTTTTATGGAATATACAACTCCTCCAGAAAAGGTTAAACCAAAGTTAATAAAATTTGAGAAAGTTTTGCCTCTATTAGAGAGGATCTCAGAGTCAGGAAAGACACAAAAGGGTGTAGCCAAAATAATGTTCTTCTCTCCCTCAACTTGTAGAAACAAGGGATTAACACCAACAATGATGGCAGGTTTTCAATTACTTAAACCTGGGGTTTCAACTAAACCTCACTCTCATAATATGGCATCGATATATTTGGTATTTAAGGGTCAAGGATACTCAGTTATTGGAAATGATAAGATAGAGTGGAAGGCTGGCGACATTTTCGTAGTACCTGCAAATGAAGTTCATTATCACGTTAATACTGGAAATGAGGATTGTGTACTATTTGACGTAACAGACGCTGGGTTACTTGAGAGTTTGGGAATCTTAGAATTTAGAGAGTAG